Proteins from a single region of Paenibacillus sp. BIHB 4019:
- a CDS encoding efflux RND transporter periplasmic adaptor subunit, translating to MSMKWLTGNLFKRPAIISLAAIMLITSGCSLLPAEEEEEVLPSIAPPQISKKPEYEVTTDTLETKVNVIGKLISSREEPVFFTLDGKNLKELNIKVGDKVSAGEVIGQLDVDALTKALRMDKLAFRKEETAMKEALRTRDEMDPVEFEERSILFEEKKQALVDQEAEIAKATLTAPISGTIVSLNVEKGAAIKAYSTIAVIADTTTLIPAAKLTKDEIAKIVVGMPIVAEISNSGKFKGTVKMMPMTNTDSSNGGNNGGNGGTGNNTDKERPEDFMQVEIKNLPKNLTRGTPLSISIITKRKENVIVIPPSTLRSIGSRTYVQVIDADGKREVDVEVGQQTATQIEILKGLEPGQKVVGR from the coding sequence ATGTCTATGAAATGGTTGACGGGAAATTTATTTAAACGTCCCGCAATAATAAGTCTTGCTGCAATCATGTTAATAACTAGCGGCTGCTCCTTGCTGCCTGCTGAAGAAGAAGAGGAAGTATTGCCTTCCATTGCACCGCCCCAAATTTCCAAGAAGCCAGAGTATGAGGTAACGACAGATACGCTGGAGACGAAGGTTAACGTAATCGGCAAATTGATTTCATCCCGCGAGGAGCCTGTCTTTTTCACGCTGGACGGCAAAAACCTGAAAGAGCTGAACATCAAGGTTGGCGATAAAGTGTCCGCAGGCGAGGTCATTGGCCAGCTTGATGTCGATGCCCTTACGAAGGCGCTGCGCATGGATAAGCTGGCTTTCCGCAAGGAAGAGACCGCGATGAAGGAAGCGCTGAGAACGCGCGATGAGATGGACCCGGTAGAATTTGAAGAAAGATCGATTTTGTTTGAAGAGAAGAAGCAGGCGCTGGTCGATCAGGAGGCAGAGATTGCGAAGGCTACGCTGACAGCACCGATTAGCGGAACGATTGTTTCGCTCAATGTGGAGAAAGGTGCAGCAATTAAAGCGTATAGCACAATTGCGGTCATAGCCGATACGACGACGCTTATTCCGGCAGCGAAGCTGACCAAGGATGAAATAGCCAAAATCGTCGTCGGCATGCCAATAGTAGCGGAAATCAGCAATAGCGGCAAATTCAAGGGCACGGTGAAAATGATGCCGATGACCAATACGGATTCCTCTAATGGCGGCAATAACGGAGGCAACGGCGGCACAGGCAATAATACGGATAAAGAGCGGCCGGAAGATTTTATGCAGGTGGAAATTAAAAATTTGCCTAAAAACTTGACTCGCGGTACCCCGCTTTCGATCAGCATTATTACGAAGCGCAAGGAAAATGTCATCGTAATCCCGCCATCTACCCTGCGTTCTATTGGATCGCGTACCTACGTGCAAGTCATTGATGCAGATGGCAAACGTGAAGTGGACGTTGAGGTTGGACAGCAAACGGCGACACAAATCGAGATTTTGAAAGGCTTGGAGCCGGGACAGAAAGTTGTAGGTCGATAG
- a CDS encoding ABC transporter ATP-binding protein, giving the protein MIFSKKKKDEQPVQEPDLAKEEKQDPKLEKEVHNEKLLSVVNVERVFQAGGAPLRVLKGINMELRQNQLVMLRGRSGSGKTTLLNCLGGLDTPTEGEIWFNGRPFHKLSDDKRTLVRRKEMGFIFQAFALMPLLSAKENVELSLRMAGVPRGTWKERVDHCLELVGLEKRMNHRPFELSGGEQQRVAIAKAIAHKPILLLADEPTAELDSNMAAQIMSVFKTIIRTEQVTICMTTHDPTIMEVADHVYEMVDGKFI; this is encoded by the coding sequence ATGATATTTAGCAAGAAAAAAAAGGATGAGCAACCGGTGCAAGAGCCCGATCTAGCGAAGGAAGAAAAGCAGGATCCGAAGCTAGAGAAAGAAGTACATAATGAAAAACTGCTTTCCGTTGTGAATGTTGAACGGGTATTTCAGGCTGGCGGTGCGCCGCTGCGCGTGCTCAAAGGCATTAATATGGAGCTCCGGCAAAATCAGCTCGTTATGCTTCGCGGCCGTTCCGGCTCGGGGAAGACGACGCTGCTGAACTGCCTGGGCGGACTGGATACACCGACTGAAGGCGAAATTTGGTTTAACGGCAGGCCCTTTCATAAGCTGAGCGACGATAAGCGTACACTTGTCAGGCGCAAGGAAATGGGCTTTATTTTTCAGGCGTTCGCTTTGATGCCGCTGCTGTCTGCGAAGGAGAATGTCGAGCTGTCGCTAAGGATGGCTGGCGTTCCGCGTGGAACGTGGAAGGAACGGGTGGACCACTGCCTGGAGCTGGTTGGCCTGGAGAAAAGGATGAACCATCGTCCCTTCGAGCTGTCCGGGGGCGAGCAGCAGCGCGTTGCTATTGCGAAGGCGATTGCGCACAAGCCGATATTGCTGCTGGCGGATGAGCCGACCGCAGAGCTGGATTCCAACATGGCAGCTCAAATTATGAGTGTTTTTAAAACGATTATTCGCACGGAACAAGTTACGATTTGTATGACGACACATGATCCTACTATTATGGAGGTTGCCGACCATGTCTATGAAATGGTTGACGGGAAATTTATTTAA
- the pyrE gene encoding orotate phosphoribosyltransferase codes for MSQVKLSELPKTIAASLLEIGAVALSPNEPFTWTSGLKSPIYCDNRLTMSYPAIRELVADGFAAVIRERYPDVEVIAGTSTAGIPHAAWVAHKLGLPMAYIRDKAKGHGKQNQIEGRIEPGQKVVVIEDLISTGGSSLKAGLAVREAGAEVLAVLAIFTYQFAQAASAFAEANMPLETLSNYSELIESAVELGKVQSDDMLKLQAWRENPQAFGN; via the coding sequence ATGAGCCAAGTTAAACTTTCGGAATTGCCTAAAACGATTGCTGCCAGCCTGCTCGAAATCGGAGCAGTAGCCCTTAGCCCAAATGAGCCTTTTACGTGGACTTCAGGTCTTAAGTCGCCGATTTATTGCGACAATCGTCTAACGATGTCTTACCCGGCTATTCGCGAGCTTGTTGCTGATGGCTTCGCTGCTGTCATTCGCGAGCGTTATCCAGATGTGGAAGTCATTGCGGGCACCTCGACTGCGGGTATTCCCCATGCGGCTTGGGTCGCGCATAAGCTTGGACTGCCGATGGCTTATATTCGCGATAAAGCGAAGGGCCATGGCAAGCAGAACCAAATTGAAGGCCGCATTGAGCCAGGGCAAAAGGTTGTTGTCATTGAAGATTTGATTTCAACTGGAGGCAGCTCGCTGAAAGCGGGACTTGCCGTTCGCGAGGCGGGGGCCGAGGTACTGGCGGTACTGGCGATTTTCACCTACCAATTCGCACAGGCGGCTTCGGCATTCGCCGAGGCGAACATGCCGCTTGAAACGCTGTCGAACTATTCCGAGCTTATTGAATCAGCCGTAGAGCTTGGCAAGGTGCAAAGCGACGATATGCTGAAACTGCAAGCATGGCGCGAAAATCCGCAAGCGTTCGGCAATTAG
- the pyrF gene encoding orotidine-5'-phosphate decarboxylase codes for MGLTREREQAAGKIMVALDYADAASAERLLNELEGIPCYMKVGMQLFYAAGPAFITGLKERGYLVFLDVKMHDIPNTVKGGSGSVTRLGVDMFNVHAAGGSAMLAAAVEGMEAALAVGQKKPSIIAVTQLTSTNQAMLNEQIGIAGTVEQAVLRYAELARAAGLNGVVASPAEVQAIKQACGASFQTVTPGIRPKGADVGDQSRIMTPAEALKQGTDYMVIGRPITAAANSRAVLEAIIEELI; via the coding sequence ATGGGTTTGACACGGGAACGGGAACAGGCAGCCGGAAAAATTATGGTTGCGCTCGATTATGCGGACGCGGCTTCCGCCGAGCGCTTATTGAATGAGCTGGAAGGTATCCCCTGTTATATGAAGGTGGGCATGCAGCTGTTTTATGCTGCGGGTCCTGCGTTCATAACGGGACTTAAGGAGCGGGGCTACCTTGTATTCCTTGATGTAAAGATGCATGATATTCCGAACACGGTCAAAGGCGGCTCAGGCAGTGTGACCCGGCTCGGCGTCGACATGTTTAATGTCCATGCTGCTGGCGGAAGCGCAATGCTTGCGGCAGCGGTCGAGGGCATGGAAGCTGCGCTTGCTGTTGGACAAAAAAAGCCAAGCATCATTGCAGTGACCCAGCTGACCAGCACCAACCAAGCGATGCTCAACGAGCAAATTGGCATTGCTGGAACGGTGGAGCAGGCTGTTCTGCGGTACGCAGAGCTTGCCCGCGCTGCAGGTCTGAATGGCGTAGTGGCGTCCCCTGCTGAAGTGCAGGCCATCAAGCAGGCATGCGGCGCTTCCTTCCAGACGGTAACGCCGGGCATTCGCCCGAAAGGTGCCGATGTGGGCGACCAATCGCGCATTATGACACCAGCAGAAGCGTTAAAGCAAGGTACAGACTATATGGTTATTGGCCGGCCGATCACGGCTGCCGCAAATTCAAGAGCAGTATTAGAAGCGATTATTGAGGAGCTGATTTAA
- the carB gene encoding carbamoyl-phosphate synthase large subunit, with amino-acid sequence MPKNNKLKKILVIGSGPIVIGQAAEFDYAGTQACQALMEEGYEVVLINSNPATIMTDTNMADKVYIEPITLEFVSQIIRQERPDGLLPTLGGQTGLNMAVELARAGVLEAENVQLLGTQLTAIEKAEDRDLFRDLMRELEQPVPESDIVTTVEAAVAFANEIGYPIIVRPAYTLGGTGGGICANEEELLETVASGIRYSPIGQCLIEKSIAGLKEVEYEVMRDANDNCIVVCNMENFDPVGVHTGDSIVVAPSQTLSDREYQMLRSASLKIIRALNIEGGCNVQFALDPQSFQYYVIEVNPRVSRSSALASKATGYPIAKMAAKIAIGYTLDEIVNPVTGQTYACFEPTLDYIVSKIPRWPFDKFVNANRKLGTQMKATGEVMAIGRTFEESIHKAVRSLEIGTHRIHLKEAVDLSDDVLRARLQKPDDERMFLVGEAFRRGYALQEIQDLTNIDWWFLDKIEGIVAFEDKIRQEATLSRETLYQAKRKGFSDRSIAELRKEGNPNGSHTNEHDIRTYRKELDIVPVYKMVDTCAAEFEASTPYYYSTYEVENEVTPSTKEKVLVLGSGPIRIGQGIEFDYSTVHAVWAIQKAGYEAVIINNNPETVSTDFSTSDRLYFEPLFLEDVMNVIEQEKPIGVIVQFGGQTAINLAAPLSKAGVKILGSSLESIDMAEDRKKFEALLRGLNVAQPEGSTVTSVGEAVATAQKLGYPVLVRPSYVLGGRAMEIVYSDEDLLSYMEVAVKINPEHPVLIDRYMLGMEAEVDAICDGDTVLIPGIMEHIERAGVHSGDSIAVYPPQSLSDSVKEQIVDITIKVSKALNVIGLVNIQFVIHNEIVYVIEVNPRSSRTVPFLSKVTNLQMANLATQAILGTKLADLGHKDGLWPEDEYVSVKVPVFSFAKLRRVDPTLTPEMKSTGEVMGRDVQYAKALYKGLLGAGMKIPTTGSIIATVADKDKEEALELLRGFYSIGYKIIATGGTAAMLEEAGMTVTTVNKLSEGSPNILDLIREGKAQFVFNTLTKGKTPERDGFRIRREAVENGVVCMTSLDTVRALLRMMETINFSSRSMPTLLHK; translated from the coding sequence ATGCCCAAAAATAATAAACTCAAAAAAATTCTCGTCATCGGCTCCGGCCCGATTGTAATCGGCCAAGCCGCTGAATTCGACTATGCCGGCACGCAAGCTTGCCAGGCGCTTATGGAAGAAGGCTATGAGGTTGTATTGATTAACAGCAACCCGGCTACCATTATGACAGACACAAACATGGCTGATAAAGTTTACATTGAGCCAATTACGCTTGAATTTGTATCGCAAATCATTCGTCAGGAGCGTCCAGACGGTTTGCTGCCGACGCTTGGCGGCCAAACAGGCCTCAATATGGCGGTTGAACTGGCGCGCGCTGGCGTATTGGAAGCAGAAAATGTGCAGCTTCTCGGCACACAGCTGACAGCTATCGAAAAAGCCGAGGACCGCGATTTGTTCCGCGATCTGATGCGCGAGCTGGAGCAGCCGGTACCAGAGAGCGACATCGTAACGACAGTTGAAGCAGCAGTTGCTTTTGCCAATGAAATCGGCTACCCGATTATCGTTCGTCCTGCCTACACGCTTGGCGGTACAGGCGGCGGTATTTGCGCAAACGAAGAAGAATTGCTAGAAACAGTTGCTTCCGGTATCCGTTACAGCCCAATCGGCCAATGCTTGATCGAAAAATCGATTGCCGGCTTGAAGGAAGTTGAATACGAAGTTATGCGTGATGCGAATGACAACTGTATCGTTGTCTGCAACATGGAAAACTTTGACCCGGTTGGCGTACATACTGGCGACAGTATCGTAGTAGCGCCTAGCCAAACGTTGTCGGACCGCGAGTATCAAATGCTTCGTTCCGCTTCGCTTAAAATCATTCGCGCTTTGAACATCGAAGGCGGCTGTAACGTACAGTTCGCGCTTGATCCACAAAGCTTCCAATATTATGTAATCGAAGTTAACCCGCGCGTTAGCCGCTCTTCGGCGCTGGCTTCCAAAGCAACAGGCTACCCGATTGCTAAAATGGCTGCTAAAATCGCAATTGGCTACACGCTTGATGAAATCGTAAACCCTGTAACCGGCCAAACGTATGCTTGCTTTGAGCCTACGCTGGATTACATCGTATCGAAAATTCCGCGCTGGCCGTTTGACAAGTTCGTGAATGCGAACCGCAAGCTCGGCACGCAAATGAAAGCGACAGGTGAAGTTATGGCGATTGGCCGTACTTTCGAGGAGTCGATTCATAAAGCGGTCCGTTCGCTTGAAATCGGCACGCATCGCATCCACTTGAAGGAAGCAGTAGACCTCAGCGATGATGTGCTGCGCGCACGCCTGCAAAAACCGGATGATGAGCGCATGTTCTTGGTAGGCGAAGCGTTCCGCCGTGGTTATGCTTTGCAGGAAATTCAAGATCTGACGAACATTGACTGGTGGTTCCTGGACAAAATCGAAGGCATCGTAGCATTCGAGGATAAAATCCGCCAGGAAGCAACGCTTTCCCGTGAAACGCTGTACCAGGCGAAGCGCAAAGGCTTCTCCGACCGTTCGATCGCTGAGCTTCGCAAAGAAGGCAACCCGAATGGCAGCCACACGAATGAGCATGATATTCGTACTTATCGTAAAGAGCTTGATATCGTACCTGTATACAAAATGGTTGATACTTGCGCCGCTGAGTTTGAAGCGAGCACGCCTTACTACTATTCAACTTACGAGGTAGAAAACGAAGTAACGCCTTCGACGAAAGAGAAAGTGCTTGTACTTGGCTCTGGCCCCATTCGGATCGGACAAGGCATTGAGTTTGACTATTCGACGGTTCATGCGGTATGGGCGATTCAGAAAGCTGGCTATGAAGCGGTTATTATCAACAACAACCCAGAGACGGTGTCGACCGATTTCAGCACATCGGACCGCCTGTACTTTGAGCCTTTATTCCTTGAAGATGTCATGAACGTTATTGAGCAAGAGAAGCCAATCGGCGTAATCGTGCAGTTCGGTGGCCAAACGGCGATTAACCTCGCAGCTCCGCTGTCCAAAGCTGGCGTGAAAATTCTCGGCTCCAGCCTGGAAAGCATCGATATGGCAGAGGATCGCAAAAAGTTCGAAGCTTTGCTTCGCGGCTTGAACGTGGCTCAGCCGGAAGGCAGCACAGTAACCTCGGTTGGCGAAGCAGTAGCGACGGCACAAAAGCTTGGTTACCCTGTACTCGTTCGTCCATCGTACGTTTTGGGCGGCCGCGCAATGGAAATCGTATACTCGGATGAAGATTTGCTGAGCTACATGGAAGTAGCGGTAAAGATCAATCCAGAGCATCCTGTCCTCATCGACCGTTATATGCTTGGCATGGAAGCGGAAGTGGATGCGATCTGTGATGGCGACACCGTATTGATTCCAGGCATCATGGAGCATATTGAGCGCGCAGGCGTTCACTCCGGCGACTCGATTGCTGTGTATCCGCCGCAATCGTTGTCTGACAGCGTGAAGGAGCAAATCGTCGACATTACGATCAAAGTATCCAAGGCGCTGAACGTAATCGGCTTGGTTAACATCCAGTTCGTAATTCATAACGAGATCGTGTATGTCATTGAAGTAAATCCGCGGTCGTCGCGTACGGTTCCATTCCTGAGCAAAGTAACAAACTTGCAAATGGCGAACCTTGCGACACAAGCGATTCTTGGCACGAAGCTGGCTGACCTGGGCCATAAAGACGGACTGTGGCCTGAAGACGAGTATGTATCGGTTAAAGTTCCGGTCTTCTCGTTCGCGAAGCTGCGCCGTGTTGACCCTACCTTGACACCGGAGATGAAATCGACGGGTGAGGTTATGGGACGCGATGTGCAATATGCGAAAGCCTTGTACAAAGGATTGCTAGGCGCAGGCATGAAAATCCCGACAACGGGCTCGATCATTGCGACCGTTGCGGATAAAGATAAAGAAGAGGCGCTCGAATTGCTTCGTGGCTTCTACAGCATTGGCTACAAAATCATTGCAACTGGCGGCACGGCAGCTATGCTTGAAGAAGCGGGCATGACGGTAACGACAGTGAACAAGCTCAGCGAAGGATCGCCGAACATTCTTGATCTGATCCGTGAAGGCAAAGCACAGTTCGTCTTCAATACGCTGACAAAAGGCAAAACGCCTGAGCGCGACGGCTTCCGTATTCGTCGTGAAGCGGTTGAGAACGGCGTTGTATGTATGACGTCGCTTGATACGGTTCGCGCCTTGCTGCGGATGATGGAGACCATCAACTTCTCCTCGCGTTCGATGCCAACACTGCTGCACAAATAA
- a CDS encoding carbamoyl phosphate synthase small subunit produces the protein MQARLLLEDGTLFTGLSFGAEVQTMGEVVFNTGITGYQEVLSDPSYCGQIVTMTYPLIGNYGISRDDFESIRPYIHGFVVRRNEPVPSNWRAQYSLEQLLKEYGIPGISEIDTRMLTRILRHHGTMRGLLTTGNERIEELQERLGLSTLMTDQVARTSTKHVFSSPGNGERIVLVDFGAKSGILRELTKRGCDVVVVPHDTTAKEIRRLAPDGIQLSNGPGDPKDVPHAVKMISELLGEFPIFGICLGHQLFALACGADTTKLKFGHRGGNHPVKELATNRCYITSQNHGYTVMEDSIANSGLIVTHINNNDRTIEGLKHNTHPAFSVQYHPEAAPGPYDSSYLFDEFLSMIRTHKLNNPQKRRQVVLAETLKVKGELQYAQK, from the coding sequence ATGCAAGCGAGATTATTATTGGAAGATGGAACATTGTTTACAGGACTATCCTTCGGTGCAGAAGTGCAAACGATGGGTGAGGTTGTTTTTAATACAGGTATTACTGGCTATCAGGAAGTATTGTCGGATCCATCCTATTGTGGACAAATCGTGACGATGACTTATCCACTGATCGGCAACTACGGCATTTCGCGCGATGACTTTGAATCGATTCGCCCGTATATCCACGGTTTTGTCGTTCGCCGCAATGAGCCGGTGCCGAGCAACTGGCGCGCCCAATATTCGCTTGAGCAGCTGCTTAAGGAATATGGCATTCCGGGCATCAGCGAAATCGACACGCGCATGCTGACGCGGATTTTGCGTCACCATGGCACGATGAGAGGCTTGCTTACAACTGGCAACGAGCGCATTGAGGAGCTGCAAGAGCGCCTTGGCTTGTCCACACTAATGACGGATCAAGTAGCTCGCACATCGACGAAGCATGTATTTTCCAGCCCAGGCAATGGCGAGCGCATTGTGCTCGTAGACTTTGGCGCAAAAAGCGGCATTTTGCGCGAGCTGACTAAACGCGGCTGCGACGTCGTCGTTGTGCCTCATGACACGACTGCAAAAGAAATTCGCCGCCTGGCACCGGATGGCATTCAGCTGTCTAACGGCCCTGGGGACCCGAAAGACGTTCCACATGCGGTTAAAATGATTTCCGAGCTGCTCGGCGAGTTCCCGATCTTCGGTATTTGCCTTGGACACCAGCTGTTTGCACTTGCTTGCGGCGCTGATACAACGAAGCTTAAATTCGGCCACCGCGGCGGAAACCACCCGGTGAAGGAACTGGCAACGAACCGCTGCTACATTACTTCCCAGAACCATGGCTACACTGTAATGGAAGATTCGATTGCGAACTCCGGTCTGATTGTAACGCATATTAACAACAATGACCGCACAATTGAAGGGCTGAAGCATAATACGCATCCTGCATTTTCGGTGCAATACCACCCGGAAGCTGCTCCAGGACCGTATGATTCCAGCTATCTGTTTGACGAATTCCTGAGTATGATTCGCACACATAAATTAAATAACCCGCAAAAGCGTCGCCAAGTCGTACTCGCGGAAACGTTGAAAGTGAAAGGGGAGCTTCAGTATGCCCAAAAATAA
- a CDS encoding dihydroorotase — MSLWIINGSVWDTAASGLVKQHIRIEDGKIAELASGETMPDTGSAEVIDAEGKLVSAGFIDMHVHLRDPGFEYKEDIATGTRSAAKGGFTTIACMPNTRPVTDTPETINYILDKNAKEGVVRVLPYAAISKNQLGRELTDFAALKAAGTIGFTDDGVGVQSAQMMKDAMALAKSLDMPVIAHCEDNTLVEGLFVSEGKFSRENGLKGIPNESEAIHVGRDILLAEATGVHYHVCHVSTEQSVRLIRLGKQIGVNVTAEVCPHHLVLSDEDIPGFDANWKMNPPLRTPRDVAAVIEALEDGTIDMIVTDHAPHSAEEKARGMQLAPFGIVGFETAFPLLYTQFVKTGKWTLGFLLDRMTADPARVFKLETGRLAAGAPADLTIVDLDSERAVDPATFASRSNNTPFGGWKLQGWPVATIVNGAVVWSEQA; from the coding sequence ATGTCATTATGGATTATTAACGGCAGCGTATGGGATACAGCTGCAAGCGGCCTAGTGAAGCAGCATATTCGAATTGAGGATGGCAAAATCGCCGAGCTTGCAAGCGGCGAAACAATGCCGGACACAGGTTCAGCAGAAGTGATTGACGCAGAGGGCAAGCTCGTATCAGCCGGCTTCATCGATATGCACGTGCATTTGCGCGATCCTGGCTTCGAATATAAAGAAGATATCGCAACAGGGACGCGTTCAGCAGCGAAAGGCGGTTTTACAACAATCGCCTGCATGCCGAACACTCGTCCGGTGACAGATACACCTGAAACGATCAACTATATTTTGGACAAAAATGCGAAGGAAGGCGTCGTTCGGGTCCTCCCTTACGCCGCAATTTCCAAAAATCAGCTCGGTCGCGAGCTGACGGATTTCGCAGCGCTGAAAGCGGCTGGCACAATTGGCTTTACCGACGATGGTGTCGGCGTGCAAAGCGCGCAAATGATGAAGGATGCGATGGCGCTGGCCAAGTCGCTAGACATGCCGGTCATTGCACACTGCGAGGACAATACGCTGGTTGAGGGACTGTTCGTCTCGGAAGGCAAGTTCTCCCGCGAGAACGGACTGAAAGGCATTCCGAATGAATCGGAAGCGATTCATGTCGGCCGCGACATTTTGCTCGCTGAAGCGACAGGCGTTCATTATCATGTCTGCCACGTCAGCACGGAGCAATCGGTAAGGCTGATCCGCCTTGGCAAGCAAATTGGAGTCAACGTAACCGCTGAGGTTTGCCCGCATCATCTGGTGCTGTCGGACGAGGACATTCCAGGCTTTGACGCCAATTGGAAAATGAACCCTCCGCTGCGCACGCCGCGCGATGTGGCTGCGGTCATCGAAGCGCTGGAAGATGGCACGATCGACATGATCGTAACGGATCATGCGCCGCATAGCGCGGAAGAGAAAGCGCGCGGCATGCAGCTGGCGCCGTTCGGAATCGTCGGCTTTGAGACAGCTTTCCCGCTGCTGTACACGCAGTTTGTTAAAACCGGCAAATGGACGCTCGGCTTCCTGCTGGACCGTATGACGGCTGATCCGGCACGGGTGTTCAAGCTGGAGACAGGCCGCCTGGCAGCAGGTGCGCCAGCTGATCTGACGATAGTGGATCTCGATAGCGAGCGTGCAGTCGATCCGGCAACCTTTGCCTCGCGCAGCAACAACACGCCATTCGGCGGCTGGAAGCTGCAAGGCTGGCCGGTAGCGACGATTGTGAATGGTGCGGTTGTGTGGTCGGAGCAAGCATAA
- a CDS encoding aspartate carbamoyltransferase catalytic subunit, with amino-acid sequence MTLLQLKQRSLLGLKELDAEEIIAILDRAAHWEQQESKVQNVLQGKFAANMFFENSTRTRFSFEVAEKRLGAEVLNFSAAVSSVQKGESVYDTVRTLESMGIDVGIIRLKPIGLLAELATKIKVPLINAGDGNNEHPTQALLDLYTMRKQFGAIKGLTVSIIGDILHSRVARSNLYALQKLGATVKFCAPANLQASELDARYVTMEEALKSDVVMMLRVQLERHESGMLSSAESYREQFGLTVERSETMADHAIIMHPAPINRNVEIDDELVEHAKSRIFKQMEHGVPVRMAVIERALN; translated from the coding sequence ATGACACTTTTACAGCTCAAACAGCGCAGTTTGCTTGGTTTGAAGGAGCTTGACGCAGAGGAAATTATCGCCATACTGGACCGTGCCGCCCATTGGGAGCAGCAGGAGTCGAAAGTGCAGAATGTGCTGCAGGGCAAGTTCGCAGCAAATATGTTTTTCGAGAACAGCACGCGCACACGCTTCTCCTTCGAGGTAGCGGAGAAGCGGCTGGGAGCGGAAGTGCTTAACTTCTCAGCAGCCGTATCGAGTGTGCAGAAGGGCGAGTCGGTATATGATACCGTTCGCACCTTGGAGTCGATGGGCATAGACGTCGGCATTATCCGGCTCAAGCCGATTGGCTTGCTAGCCGAACTGGCTACGAAAATTAAAGTGCCGCTGATTAACGCGGGCGATGGCAACAACGAGCATCCGACGCAGGCGCTGCTTGATTTATATACGATGCGCAAGCAATTTGGCGCAATAAAAGGATTGACCGTCTCGATTATCGGAGACATCTTGCACAGCCGCGTAGCGCGTTCGAACTTATATGCGCTGCAAAAGCTCGGCGCTACGGTGAAGTTTTGCGCTCCTGCGAACTTGCAGGCCTCTGAGCTTGATGCCCGTTATGTAACGATGGAGGAAGCGCTGAAATCTGATGTCGTGATGATGCTGCGGGTGCAGCTGGAGCGTCACGAAAGCGGCATGCTGAGCTCGGCTGAAAGCTACCGCGAGCAGTTTGGATTGACGGTGGAGCGCAGCGAAACAATGGCGGATCACGCGATTATTATGCACCCGGCGCCGATCAACCGCAATGTTGAAATTGACGATGAGCTTGTCGAGCATGCCAAGTCCCGGATTTTTAAGCAGATGGAGCACGGGGTTCCGGTCAGAATGGCCGTCATAGAACGGGCTTTGAACTAA
- the pyrR gene encoding bifunctional pyr operon transcriptional regulator/uracil phosphoribosyltransferase PyrR — MGGNVTVEEEHLVIMDDAAIRRALTRIAHEIVEKNKGIDNCTLVGIRTRGVYLARRIAERIQEIEGKPVLVKELDITRYRDDGKAPGSRTEMEAGIIGEIDVELSVVQDRNIILFDDVLYTGRTIRAAMDAVMDCGRPQSIQLAVLVDRGHRELPIRPDFVGKNVPSSKQEQISVTLTEIDSLDQVKIIHQRGQA, encoded by the coding sequence ATGGGAGGTAACGTAACGGTGGAAGAAGAGCACTTGGTCATTATGGATGATGCAGCCATTCGCCGGGCACTGACCCGCATCGCCCACGAGATCGTGGAGAAGAACAAAGGAATTGACAACTGTACACTGGTCGGCATTCGGACAAGAGGCGTTTATTTAGCCCGAAGAATCGCAGAGCGCATACAGGAAATTGAAGGCAAGCCTGTTTTAGTGAAGGAACTGGATATTACCCGCTATCGCGATGATGGCAAGGCGCCAGGCAGCCGCACCGAAATGGAAGCGGGCATAATCGGCGAGATTGATGTCGAACTGTCGGTCGTACAGGACCGCAACATTATTTTGTTCGATGATGTGCTGTATACCGGCCGGACGATTCGCGCCGCGATGGATGCGGTAATGGATTGCGGCAGGCCGCAAAGCATTCAGCTTGCTGTGCTGGTTGACCGCGGTCATCGGGAATTGCCGATAAGGCCGGATTTTGTAGGCAAAAATGTGCCATCCTCCAAACAAGAGCAAATCTCCGTTACGCTAACCGAGATTGATTCCTTAGACCAGGTGAAAATTATTCATCAGAGGGGGCAAGCCTAA